The DNA window CAGGCGTTCGACGACGAGCAGATGCAGCACATCGACGATTACCTCGCCACCGGCAAACCGGTGATCGGCCTGCGGACCAGCACCCACGGCTTCAAGAAACTCCAGGGCGAATTCGCCCGCTACAACGACGGCTACAAAGGGGACGACAAAGCCTGGGAGAACGGCTTTGGCGAAGCGATCCTGGGCGAGCACTGGGTCGGCCACTACGGCCGCAACCATCAGCAAAGCTCCCGCCTGCAGCTGCAGGCCGACCAGGCCGACCACCCGATCCTGCGCGGCGTGAAAGATGTCCACACCCAGTGTGGCGGTTATAACGCCCACCCGCGTGAAGGCAGCGTGGTCCTGGCCAAAGGGGAGATTCTCAACGGGATGAAAATCGACGACCCGGCCGACCCCAGCAAGGAGATCCTCCCCGTCGCCTGGGTGCGACAGTACAAAAGCGACAATCCCCAGTCCCGCGTCTTCGCCACCACGCACGGCGCCTCGGAAGACATCCTGAACGAAGGCTTCCGCCGCATGCTGGTCAACGCGCACCTGTGGTGCCTGGGTCTGGAAGACGCCATCAAACCCGACAACGACGTCTCCTTTGTCGGCCCCTACAATCCGCTCACCTTCAAGTTCGGCGGCCATCGCCAGGGCGTCAAACCGTCCGACCTCGAAGGCTACGACAGCCCCATCCTGGGCAAGTAGTCAGAAGCACAGGAAGACAAGAAGAGGAGTTCGCCGCGGTCTCTGCGGTGAACCTCTTTTTTGAGAGACTTTTCTGAGAGACTTACGGCGCCGTAAAGGTCGCGACATTCGCCGTGACTTCGCCGGTCCAGACGTTCTCCAGGTCAAACTCTTTGCCGGCTTCCGGATTGACGAACGTCACGGCCACCTGGTGATCGCCAGCGGCCGCCGAGTTGATCGCCGCGTTGGGTCGACCCGGGATCGACTGGAAGAAGACCCCCGACTCGGGCGAGTTCGGTCCCACGTAACGCACCCCGCCGGGCGGTATCACGACGAAGTCCCTCTCCTGGACGCCCGCAAGGCGGGCCCGCTGCAGCCAGTCATAATGCACGCTCGCCTGCGGCTGGCCGTCAGGGCCGGTCCACTCCGTCTGCAGCGGCTTGTTGCCGGCGTACCGACAGACGGTGATCGGCTGGTCGGTCGTGTTCTTCAGGCTGAAACGGACTTCAAAAAAAGTCGGTCCCGGCTGCGGCTGGGTTTGGAAAACTTCGCTCCGCGCGACCAGACCGTCGACCGGTTTGCCGCCAGCGACTTTCTCCCGGGCGGCGACCAGATCGACCATTTTCCGCCAGTCGGTTTTGGGCTGGAACTGGAACGGATGGTTGACGACGTAGAAGCCGTTCGCCGCGTCCCGCTTGAGCATCCAGATCCCCTCGACGCCCAGGGCGTACCGCAGATCGGTCGAGACGCCCGGCCCGCCGGCGGCCGGCTGCACCAACTGGATCTGCTTCGGCTGACCCACGCCAGGCAACGACTTCAGCACCCGCAGCACCTCGATCGTCGCCAGATCCTGGGGCCGATTGAAGAGCGCAAAACCGGCCGGCCCGACAGCCGTCACGCGGCCCGCAATGATCAGGTCCGCCTCATCAGCCAGCACTTCCAAAGGAGCCGGAGCCCACATGGCCGAAGCGGCGCCCACACTGGCGCACATGGATAAAAAAGCAAGGCTGGCGGCCAGCCACCGCATCGGATTCCGCTGCATTCGATCAACTCCCCGGTAAACAACCAACCAGCCCCCGTCGGCCAGCCGACATTGAGACGCACCGAGGCGCCGATTCGTTCCCTCCCGCAGGAAAAAAGCTGCATCCGCCGTCTTTTCCCGCGAAAAATCGACGTTCCTGCCCGTTTACGATTCCTGAATCGAAGCAGAACCCGACCTGTTTCCGCGCTGCTCCCGTCGAACGGGCCCG is part of the Lignipirellula cremea genome and encodes:
- a CDS encoding ThuA domain-containing protein gives rise to the protein MITRFPILAAGLLLAFASVSSAAAPHPNGVVWEGDKGPGVGKHIVFIAGDHEYRGEETLPALARILAKHYGFKCSFFVTTDPKDGTINPGSNHITGLEALKTADLMVVFTRFQAFDDEQMQHIDDYLATGKPVIGLRTSTHGFKKLQGEFARYNDGYKGDDKAWENGFGEAILGEHWVGHYGRNHQQSSRLQLQADQADHPILRGVKDVHTQCGGYNAHPREGSVVLAKGEILNGMKIDDPADPSKEILPVAWVRQYKSDNPQSRVFATTHGASEDILNEGFRRMLVNAHLWCLGLEDAIKPDNDVSFVGPYNPLTFKFGGHRQGVKPSDLEGYDSPILGK